The Malus domestica chromosome 10, GDT2T_hap1 genome contains a region encoding:
- the LOC103446067 gene encoding E3 ubiquitin-protein ligase WAV3-like isoform X1 produces MAAATWRKLKKSLMHKLSFHSSDSSSTSSAPASRPPRPPPLALTSSATVRPSPSSRTSSSSSSISSKLSRSFSSRISKKNCAICLSNLRAGQGQAIFTAECSHSFHFLCIANNVKHGNICCPICRSKWNDVPFQAPTNVADTQQNHLGHIHNGFNHRYQSHLPLLPQVHPEPLSFSDDEPLPSTSPSRFSGPQNVTIRTYTEYSAIPVAESRPTFPVLVSVRAPPLQGGANSHGRTPIDLVTVLDVSGSMFGTKIALLKRAVRFVIQNLGPYDRLAIVSFSNTAKRVFPLRRMTVDGRESAFLAVESLRAHGGTDIVGGLKKGVQVLEERRARNPVSSIILLSDGRDNCIYDSQNTSSPNRVSEFLNRLPASVHCSNVPIHTFGFGTDHDATTMHAISDSSSGTFSFIESVAMIQDAFAMCIGGLLSVVAQELRLTVRSASHGVQIVSIPSGRHVSEISDECQQGAVDVGNMYAEEEKQFLVYLLVPTSSATGNREGIRKTSLLDVSCVYKDLGSNESTHVQGERVEILRPKVWSPADEAVCLEVDRQRNRILVAEGIAEAQAMAEMGNLEGAQAILAQRIATILTSPAAQAGDGLCNWLEAELREIRDRMASMESYTQTGRAYVLSGLSSHSWQRATTRGDMTTQIMTMNEGGNSRSSAVGYETPTMVNMVRMSQNLGVNHTV; encoded by the exons ATGGCCGCTGCTACGTGGCGGAAGCTGAAGAAGTCGCTGATGCACAAGCTCTCATTCCACTCCTCCGATTCGTCGTCCACCTCGTCGGCGCCGGCGTCTCGGCCgcctcgtcctcctcctctcgCCTTAACCTCCTCCGCCACCGTCCGCCCCTCTCCGTCGTCTcgcacctcctcctcctcctcctccatctcCTCCAAGCTCTCCCGCAGCTTCAGCTCTCGCATCTCCAAG AAAAATTGCGCCATTTGCCTGAGTAACCTGAGAGCAGGGCAAGGCCAAGCCATCTTCACTGCTGAGTGCTCCCACTCTTTCCACTTCCTTTGCATTGCCAACAATGTCAAACATGGAAATATTTGCTGCCCCATCTGCCGTTCCAAGTGGAATGATGTGCCTTTCCAAGCTCCCACCAACGTTGCAGATACTCAACAAAACCACTTGGGTCACATCCATAACGGTTTTAACCATCGTTACCAGTCTCACCTCCCATTGCTGCCCCAGGTCCATCCCGAGCCACTTAGCTTCTCAGATGATGAGCCTCTCCCGTCCACCTCACCTAGTCGATTCTCTGGCCCCCAAAATGTTACAATCAGGACTTATACAGAGTACTCTGCTATCCCTGTTGCAGAATCTCGCCCAACATTTCCTGTTCTTGTCAGCGTTCGAGCACCACCCCTTCAAGGAGGTGCAAACAGCCATGGTCGTACCCCCATTGACCTTGTAACAGTTCTGGATGTAAGTGGCAGCATGTTTGGCACAAAAATTGCCCTTCTCAAGCGCGCTGTCAGATTTGTCATACAAAACTTGGGGCCTTATGACCGGCTTGCCATAGTTTCATTCTCAAATACTGCTAAAAGGGTCTTTCCTCTCCGAAGAATGACTGTTGATGGTCGTGAAAGCGCCTTTCTAGCAGTCGAGTCTCTTAGAGCACATGGTGGAACCGACATTGTTGGAGGACTCAAGAAAGGAGTTCAGGTCCTTGAAGAACGCCGGGCAAGGAATCCAGTTTCTAGCATCATCCTCTTATCTGATGGAAGAGACAATTGCATCTATGACTCACAGAATACTTCAAGTCCAAACCGGGTCTCTGAGTTCTTGAACCGATTGCCAGCTTCGGTACATTGTAGCAATGTTCCCATCCACACATTTGGGTTTGGCACTGACCATGATGCCACTACTATGCATGCTATATCTGATTCATCCAGTGGCACCTTTTCCTTCATTGAGTCAGTTGCTATGATACAAGATGCCTTTGCTATGTGCATTGGTGGTCTTCTCAGTGTTGTGGCTCAGGAACTTCGACTCACAGTTAGGTCAGCATCGCACGGGGTGCAGATTGTATCAATACCATCAGGGAGACATGTGAGTGAGATTTCTGACGAGTGTCAACAAGGTGCTGTTGATGTTGGAAATATGTATGCAGAAGAGGAGAAACAGTTTCTGGTGTACCTTTTAGTTCCAACATCATCAGCAACTGGAAACAGGGAAGGCATAAGGAAGACATCACTGTTGGATGTGTCATGCGTGTACAAGGATCTAGGCTCAAATGAGTCAACCCATGTGCAAGGTGAGAGAGTAGAGATATTAAGACCCAAGGTTTGGTCCCCTGCAGATGAGGCAGTGTGTTTGGAGGTCGACCGTCAGAGGAATAGAATTCTGGTGGCTGAAGGTATTGCAGAGGCACAAGCAATGGCTGAAATGGGAAATCTAGAAGGTGCACAGGCTATTTTGGCACAACGAATAGCAACCATCTTAACATCACCGGCAGCACAAGCTGGGGATGGTCTCTGTAATTGGCTTGAAGCTGAGCTTCGAGAAATCAGGGATAGAATGGCTAGTATGGAATCATACACACAGACCGGGCGTGCTTATGTTCTTTCAGGGTTGAGCTCACATTCATGGCAGAGAGCCACAACTAGGGGTGACATGACAACCCAGATTATGACcatgaatgaaggtggaaactCACGCAGCAGCGCCGTTGGCTATGAAACACCTACTATGGTTAACATGGTAAGGATGTCGCAGAATCTTGGGGTTAATCACACGGTTTAG
- the LOC103434243 gene encoding uncharacterized protein, with protein MFSFTSMGAKIDHSINDGSGPYIFKISGQVCHLMGSLLPADNECPKFAQLYVYDTYNEVQNRLKAFESDGNNRKLDPKIVEGLIKMFDMSNELVKLFRTARDKFETNRLTSLKMRLSARETTDGKQYDQPTSDEISGLIVGDIGLADSNRDIIIESKSEGLKRVTKLNPKFMSLQYPLLFPYGEDGYRPDLKWNKNYKGSETKRQRIPMRAFIAYQIQEREPCLTTLLKGGRLFQQYLVDSYATLEEDRLDYIRQNQKNLRSEVYKGIYDAMSRGDNDANNLGQKIVLPASYTGSPRYMINNYQDAMAICREYGHPDLFITFTCNIKWPEIIREFQKKPGFKPEDRPDIISRVFKMKLDDMLHFIKSGKPFGEVEANVCTIEFQKRDAIQVFI; from the exons ATGTTTTCATTTACTTCGATGGGAGCCAAAATTGATCACTCAATTAATGATGGTTCAGGTCCTTATATTTTCAAAATTAGTGGTCAAGTTTGCCATTTGATGGGATCTCTGTTGCCTGCTGACAATGAGTGTCCAAAATTTGCACAATTATATGTCTATGATACATACAATGAAGTGCAAAATCGATTGAAGGCTTTTGAATCTGATGGAAATAATAGAAAGCTTGATCCAAAAATTGTTGAAGGTTTGATTAAGATGTTTGATATGTCAAATGAGTTAGTTAAGCTTTTTCGAACAGCAAGAGATAAGTTTGAAACTAATAGACTCACTTCTTTGAAAATGAGATTATCAGCAAGAGAAACAACAGATGGTAAACAATATGACCAACCAACAAGTGATGAAATAAGTGGTCTGATAGTTGGTGATATAGGACTTGCTGATTCTAATAGAGATATTATTATTGAGTCTAAAAGTGAAGGATTAAAGCGTGTTACAAAATTAAATCCAAAATTTATGTCTTTGCAATATCCTCTTCTTTTCCCATACGGTGAAGATGGTTATAGACCTGATTTAAAATGGAACAAAAATTATAAGGGTTCAGAGACTAAAAGACAAAGGATACCCATGAGAGCTTTTATAGCGTATCAAATTCAAGAACGAGAACCATGCTTAACAACATTGTTAAAAGGGGGGAGACTTTTTCAACAATATTTGGTTGATTCTTATGCAACACTTGAAGAAGATAGGTTAGATTACATTAggcaaaaccaaaaaaatttaagaagTGAAGTTTACAAAGGAATTTATGATGCGATGTCAAGGGGTGATAATGATGCAAACAATTTGGGACAAAAAATTGTATTGCCTGCTTCATACACAGGGAGTCCTAGATATATGATTAATAATTATCAAGATGCAATGGCTATTTGCAGAGAATATGGACATCCTGATTTATTCATAACATTCACATGCAATATAAAGTGGCCAGAAATCATAAGAGAATTTCAGAAAAAACCAGGATTCAAACCTGAAGATAGGCCTGATATAATTTCCAGagtatttaaaatgaaactCGATGATATGCTTCACTTTATAAAATCTGGAAAACCTTTTGGAGAAGTTGAAGCAA ATGTTTGCACGATTGAATTTCAAAAAAGAG ATGCCATCCAAGTTTTTATATGA
- the LOC103446071 gene encoding uncharacterized protein — MSTADGHVSESLSDIDDSEVAGYLNSKEAARFKRIIWEVLNKDYDQGKSRKRARKAKKAAPLEKAAKVSTGMNNKERLSSKIDFDALKKLNEDLGPGFEGGTESNCPGFEGGTESNCGSRGDERLSNQRRNSFEGSHDEELERENTYSEEVEAGKSYEDDTYVANDEYSRYNYDEECNYNEGYNNDDGYDFDEL, encoded by the exons ATGTCAACTGCGGATGGCCATGTCTCAGAAAGCCTCTCTGATATCGACGACTCCGAG GTTGCTGGGTACCTTAACAGTAAGGAGGCGGCGCGGTTTAAAAGAATCATTTGGGAGGTACTTAACAAGGACTACGATCAG GGAAAGAGTAGAAAACGAGCCAGAAAAGCCAAGAAAGCAGCACCTCTAGAAAAAGCCGCCAAAGTTTCTACTGGGATGAATAATAAGGAG agGCTGAGTTCAAAAATCGACTTCGATGctttgaagaaattaaatgaagacCTT GGACCTGGATTTGAAGGAGGCACGGAGTCTAATTGTCCTGGATTTGAAGGAGGCACGGAGTCTAATTGTGGCAGTCGTGGTGATGAGCGGCTGTCGAATCAGAGAAGGAATAGTTTTGAAGGCAGTCATGATGAGGAGCTCGAACGTGAAAATACATACAGTGAAGAGGTTGAAGCCGGAAAAAGCTATGAAGATGATACATATGTTGCAAACGACGAATATAGCAGGTACAATTATGATGAAGAATGCAATTACAACGAGGGATACAATAACGATGATGGATACGATTTTGACGAACTATGA
- the LOC103446067 gene encoding E3 ubiquitin-protein ligase WAV3-like isoform X2, translating into MTGYKNCAICLSNLRAGQGQAIFTAECSHSFHFLCIANNVKHGNICCPICRSKWNDVPFQAPTNVADTQQNHLGHIHNGFNHRYQSHLPLLPQVHPEPLSFSDDEPLPSTSPSRFSGPQNVTIRTYTEYSAIPVAESRPTFPVLVSVRAPPLQGGANSHGRTPIDLVTVLDVSGSMFGTKIALLKRAVRFVIQNLGPYDRLAIVSFSNTAKRVFPLRRMTVDGRESAFLAVESLRAHGGTDIVGGLKKGVQVLEERRARNPVSSIILLSDGRDNCIYDSQNTSSPNRVSEFLNRLPASVHCSNVPIHTFGFGTDHDATTMHAISDSSSGTFSFIESVAMIQDAFAMCIGGLLSVVAQELRLTVRSASHGVQIVSIPSGRHVSEISDECQQGAVDVGNMYAEEEKQFLVYLLVPTSSATGNREGIRKTSLLDVSCVYKDLGSNESTHVQGERVEILRPKVWSPADEAVCLEVDRQRNRILVAEGIAEAQAMAEMGNLEGAQAILAQRIATILTSPAAQAGDGLCNWLEAELREIRDRMASMESYTQTGRAYVLSGLSSHSWQRATTRGDMTTQIMTMNEGGNSRSSAVGYETPTMVNMVRMSQNLGVNHTV; encoded by the exons ATGACAGGCTAT AAAAATTGCGCCATTTGCCTGAGTAACCTGAGAGCAGGGCAAGGCCAAGCCATCTTCACTGCTGAGTGCTCCCACTCTTTCCACTTCCTTTGCATTGCCAACAATGTCAAACATGGAAATATTTGCTGCCCCATCTGCCGTTCCAAGTGGAATGATGTGCCTTTCCAAGCTCCCACCAACGTTGCAGATACTCAACAAAACCACTTGGGTCACATCCATAACGGTTTTAACCATCGTTACCAGTCTCACCTCCCATTGCTGCCCCAGGTCCATCCCGAGCCACTTAGCTTCTCAGATGATGAGCCTCTCCCGTCCACCTCACCTAGTCGATTCTCTGGCCCCCAAAATGTTACAATCAGGACTTATACAGAGTACTCTGCTATCCCTGTTGCAGAATCTCGCCCAACATTTCCTGTTCTTGTCAGCGTTCGAGCACCACCCCTTCAAGGAGGTGCAAACAGCCATGGTCGTACCCCCATTGACCTTGTAACAGTTCTGGATGTAAGTGGCAGCATGTTTGGCACAAAAATTGCCCTTCTCAAGCGCGCTGTCAGATTTGTCATACAAAACTTGGGGCCTTATGACCGGCTTGCCATAGTTTCATTCTCAAATACTGCTAAAAGGGTCTTTCCTCTCCGAAGAATGACTGTTGATGGTCGTGAAAGCGCCTTTCTAGCAGTCGAGTCTCTTAGAGCACATGGTGGAACCGACATTGTTGGAGGACTCAAGAAAGGAGTTCAGGTCCTTGAAGAACGCCGGGCAAGGAATCCAGTTTCTAGCATCATCCTCTTATCTGATGGAAGAGACAATTGCATCTATGACTCACAGAATACTTCAAGTCCAAACCGGGTCTCTGAGTTCTTGAACCGATTGCCAGCTTCGGTACATTGTAGCAATGTTCCCATCCACACATTTGGGTTTGGCACTGACCATGATGCCACTACTATGCATGCTATATCTGATTCATCCAGTGGCACCTTTTCCTTCATTGAGTCAGTTGCTATGATACAAGATGCCTTTGCTATGTGCATTGGTGGTCTTCTCAGTGTTGTGGCTCAGGAACTTCGACTCACAGTTAGGTCAGCATCGCACGGGGTGCAGATTGTATCAATACCATCAGGGAGACATGTGAGTGAGATTTCTGACGAGTGTCAACAAGGTGCTGTTGATGTTGGAAATATGTATGCAGAAGAGGAGAAACAGTTTCTGGTGTACCTTTTAGTTCCAACATCATCAGCAACTGGAAACAGGGAAGGCATAAGGAAGACATCACTGTTGGATGTGTCATGCGTGTACAAGGATCTAGGCTCAAATGAGTCAACCCATGTGCAAGGTGAGAGAGTAGAGATATTAAGACCCAAGGTTTGGTCCCCTGCAGATGAGGCAGTGTGTTTGGAGGTCGACCGTCAGAGGAATAGAATTCTGGTGGCTGAAGGTATTGCAGAGGCACAAGCAATGGCTGAAATGGGAAATCTAGAAGGTGCACAGGCTATTTTGGCACAACGAATAGCAACCATCTTAACATCACCGGCAGCACAAGCTGGGGATGGTCTCTGTAATTGGCTTGAAGCTGAGCTTCGAGAAATCAGGGATAGAATGGCTAGTATGGAATCATACACACAGACCGGGCGTGCTTATGTTCTTTCAGGGTTGAGCTCACATTCATGGCAGAGAGCCACAACTAGGGGTGACATGACAACCCAGATTATGACcatgaatgaaggtggaaactCACGCAGCAGCGCCGTTGGCTATGAAACACCTACTATGGTTAACATGGTAAGGATGTCGCAGAATCTTGGGGTTAATCACACGGTTTAG
- the LOC139188472 gene encoding patatin-like protein 6: MAAPMLNIDTNLLDVDKLSYEIFSILENNFLFGNPPSTKPHNVSDPNSADLSTPLHHMHSSKQFTGKVRILAIDAAGATDGILAANALAHLESSLRRKSGDPNAAISDFFDVVSGSGAGGILAALLFTRGLKDGSTRPMFTAKEALDFLLQNRRKIFKSSPGGIFQRVFRPAKAEKEREKLFRKTFGKQLTLRDTLKSVLIPCYDMSSRAPFLFSRADAVEVDSYDFKMMDVCAATSSQPAVEVRSVDCRTKIMAVDGGIAMNNPTAAAITHVLNNKQEFPFCNDVEDLLVVSLGNGESEFGNLSPSGCLRIAGEGASDLVDQAVSMAFGQSRATNYARVQANGIISKMYGGPQNPNGKNKNKIDMLALTDEMLSQKNVESVLFQGKKMVQSTNVEKLEMFSGELIKEQERRKTCILPTVMLKQTSSSSPSRTSSATTLSMSSS, translated from the exons ATGGCGGCTCCCATGCTCAACATTGACACAAACTTGCTCGACGTCGACAAGCTCTCCTACGAAATCTTCTCGATTCTCGAGAACAACTTCCTCTTCGGAAACCCACCAAGCACAAAACCTCACAATGTCTCCGACCCCAACTCCGCCGATCTATCGACTCCTCTCCACCACATGCATTCTAGCAAACAATTCACCGGAAAGGTCCGAATCCTCGCCATCGACGCCGCCGGAGCCACCGATGGCATCCTCGCCGCCAACGCTCTCGCGCACCTCGAGTCCTCTCTCCGCCGCAAGTCCGGCGATCCTAACGCTGCCATCTCCGACTTCTTCGACGTCGTTTCAGGGTCGGGTGCCGGAGGCATTCTCGCCGCCCTCCTCTTCACCCGGGGATTGAAAGACGGGTCGACCCGACCCATGTTCACCGCCAAAGAAGCCCTCGACTTCCTCCTCCAGAACCGCCGCAAGATCTTCAAGTCGTCGCCTGGGGGGATTTTCCAGCGGGTTTTCCGGCCGGCGAAGgcggagaaggagagggagaagctCTTTCGGAAGACTTTCGGGAAGCAGTTGACTCTCAGGGACACGCTGAAGTCGGTGTTGATCCCTTGCTACGACATGTCGTCCCGCGCGCCCTTCTTGTTTTCGCGGGCGGACGCGGTGGAGGTGGACAGCTACGATTTTAAGATGATGGACGTGTGCGCTGCCACGTCGTCTCAACCCGCTGTTGAGGTGAGGTCGGTGGATTGTAGAACGAAGATCATGGCCGTTGATGGTGGGATCGCCATGAACAATCCGACGGCTGCTGCTATTACGCACGTGCTGAATAATAAGCAGGAGTTTCCTTTCTGTAACGATGTTGAAGATCTGTTAGTGGTGTCGCTTGGAAACGGAGAGTCCGAGTTTGGAAATTTGTCGCCTTCTGGCTGTTTGAGGATCGCCGGTGAAGGAGCTTCAGATTTG GTTGATCAAGCCGTTTCAATGGCATTTGGACAATCCCGAGCAACCAATTATGCTCGCGTGCAAGCCAACGGAATCATATCGAAAATGTATGGAGGCCCCCAAAACCCCAACGGcaaaaataagaacaaaatagaCATGCTGGCCTTGACAGATGAAATGTTGTCACAAAAAAATGTGGAGTCCGTACTATTCCAAGGTAAAAAAATGGTGCAGAGCACAAATGTGGAGAAGCTAGAAATGTTTTCCGGGGAGCTGATTAAGGAACAAGAGAGGAGAAAAACTTGCATTCTGCCAACTGTGATGTTGAAGCAGACTTCTTCATCATCGCCGAGCAGAACATCATCTGCCACAACCCTATCTATGTCATCTTCGTGA